The following coding sequences lie in one Planctomycetota bacterium genomic window:
- a CDS encoding L,D-transpeptidase family protein, whose protein sequence is MATLRSSSRRRTRLLSRGLVGLLLLGCCAFAAYAFNPFGGDDDAVAEVPNDEQPAVEASPDVAPEPEPSPMPILRTTTPERGQPATDDWNLDAEPEPDADKAVLASAPSLSPFAEAERPAAPSGDFMADAKALVDAGKLLEARSLLNQALQSGTTDSDTTDEIKERLQLLNRVIVFTPSKRFRDDPFQGEHVVQSGDLLSKIARPHKVPYGFLARINGVRADRIRLGQSLKTIQGPLHAEVSKSNFVMDVYLGGLPGQSGSMYLTSFPVGLGADSSTPTGTWEVTRGSKLVNPEWTNPRTNEVYSRDDPENPLGERWIGLTGIAGDALGQPSYGIHGTIEPETIGTNASMGCIRLGDDDVAMVYDMLLEGLSTIRVID, encoded by the coding sequence ATGGCAACGCTTCGATCTTCTTCCCGTCGTCGGACCCGCCTGCTCAGTCGAGGCCTTGTTGGCCTGCTGCTTCTGGGCTGCTGCGCGTTCGCTGCCTACGCGTTCAACCCGTTCGGCGGCGATGACGACGCCGTTGCCGAGGTACCGAACGACGAGCAACCGGCAGTCGAGGCGTCACCCGACGTCGCGCCCGAGCCAGAGCCGTCCCCAATGCCGATCCTGCGGACGACCACGCCCGAACGCGGACAGCCGGCGACGGACGACTGGAACCTCGACGCCGAGCCGGAGCCTGACGCCGACAAGGCCGTCCTCGCGTCGGCTCCCTCGCTTTCGCCCTTCGCCGAGGCCGAGCGACCCGCCGCCCCGTCGGGCGACTTCATGGCCGACGCCAAGGCCCTCGTTGACGCTGGCAAACTGCTCGAGGCTCGCTCGCTGCTCAACCAGGCCCTTCAGTCCGGCACGACCGACAGCGACACCACCGACGAGATCAAGGAGCGGCTGCAGCTGCTCAACCGCGTCATCGTCTTCACGCCCAGCAAGCGATTCCGCGACGATCCGTTTCAGGGCGAGCACGTCGTTCAGTCGGGCGACCTGCTGAGCAAGATCGCGCGACCGCACAAGGTGCCGTACGGATTTCTCGCCCGAATCAACGGCGTGCGTGCGGACAGAATTCGACTCGGCCAGTCACTCAAGACGATCCAAGGGCCTCTGCACGCCGAGGTCAGCAAGTCCAACTTTGTCATGGATGTGTACCTAGGCGGCCTGCCAGGGCAGTCGGGCAGCATGTACCTCACCAGCTTCCCCGTCGGACTCGGGGCCGACAGCTCCACGCCGACCGGCACCTGGGAAGTCACCCGCGGCAGCAAGCTCGTCAACCCGGAATGGACCAACCCGCGGACCAACGAGGTCTATTCGCGCGACGACCCAGAGAACCCGCTCGGCGAGCGCTGGATCGGCCTCACCGGCATCGCGGGCGACGCACTGGGCCAGCCCAGCTACGGCATCCACGGCACCATCGAACCCGAGACCATCGGCACCAACGCCTCCATGGGCTGCATCCGCCTCGGCGACGACGACGTCGCCATGGTCTACGACATGCTGCTCGAGGGCCTGAGCACCATCCGCGTGATCGACTGA
- a CDS encoding helix-turn-helix transcriptional regulator: protein MNDETTGKQALARRLRWAREQAGLSQGQVAKKIDVHRPTISQIESGQRNVKTEELSRLADIYGVKESWLIKGDDALEGERDPRILLAARELGKLQQKDLDAILRLIQVLRADREEE, encoded by the coding sequence ATGAATGACGAGACGACAGGCAAGCAAGCTCTGGCTCGGCGACTCCGTTGGGCGAGGGAACAGGCTGGGCTCTCTCAGGGGCAGGTGGCAAAGAAAATCGACGTTCACCGGCCCACAATCTCACAGATCGAAAGTGGGCAAAGGAACGTGAAAACTGAGGAGCTGTCGCGGCTTGCCGACATTTATGGCGTCAAAGAGTCCTGGCTTATTAAGGGTGACGATGCGCTCGAAGGCGAGCGTGATCCGAGAATTCTCCTTGCCGCTAGAGAGCTTGGAAAGCTTCAGCAGAAAGATTTAGACGCGATTCTGAGGCTTATCCAGGTCTTGCGTGCAGACCGGGAGGAGGAATGA
- a CDS encoding ImmA/IrrE family metallo-endopeptidase, with protein sequence MTGVDLRFLDTPSLEGMFVRDPGLRIFVPSTEHRPVFRLRMTCAHELGHQQLNHGTTADRFLIEKDTQHRTKEEYQADIFAAFLMMPRPAVLAAFARRGCTPSAVSPLEVLVTATELGVGYTTLLTHSHFALKILNDAQYRALKKSSPKSIRSELQTGNTEIDLVVDEAYSAATLDLEVGDRVAFVGAHPEQAQTALEMLSGCQVPLGVAKIVGTHRLRLNNGVYLSIRTARKHYVGPYENRFLEEPLNDGK encoded by the coding sequence ATGACTGGGGTCGATCTACGATTTCTAGATACCCCATCTCTTGAGGGGATGTTCGTACGTGATCCAGGACTCCGGATATTTGTCCCGAGCACCGAGCATCGTCCGGTCTTTCGCCTGCGTATGACATGTGCTCACGAGCTTGGGCATCAACAGCTGAATCATGGGACTACTGCCGATCGATTTCTCATTGAAAAGGACACCCAACACCGTACCAAAGAAGAGTATCAGGCCGATATCTTCGCAGCATTCTTGATGATGCCACGGCCCGCAGTGCTCGCTGCCTTCGCTCGCCGGGGTTGTACACCGTCCGCTGTGTCACCGCTCGAGGTTCTTGTTACTGCGACAGAACTCGGCGTAGGCTACACAACTCTACTGACGCACTCGCACTTCGCCTTGAAAATCCTTAACGACGCACAGTACCGCGCCCTTAAAAAGTCGTCGCCGAAGTCCATCCGCAGCGAGCTTCAGACCGGCAATACTGAGATCGATCTTGTAGTGGACGAGGCCTACTCGGCCGCGACGCTAGACCTCGAAGTCGGCGATCGTGTCGCATTTGTCGGAGCGCATCCTGAGCAAGCCCAAACTGCATTGGAGATGCTGAGCGGTTGCCAGGTTCCCTTGGGCGTCGCAAAGATCGTAGGGACCCATCGGTTGCGACTAAATAATGGCGTCTACCTTTCGATCCGTACCGCTCGGAAACACTATGTCGGCCCGTATGAGAACCGATTTCTTGAAGAGCCGCTGAATGATGGCAAGTAA
- a CDS encoding 5-formyltetrahydrofolate cyclo-ligase — MTVADEKRQLRLQLREARRATAGIIEPRCFAGLAAWSEAMTLVTFANAGDEPVVVPLLLDAWNRGVVCLATRVADEELELVSVEPTTRWRLGRLRVPEPVGEPSEIRAEGAFVLVPGVAFTADGRRLGRGGGYYDRLIASLPGAFICGVCGDDRLLDDLPTERHDRRVNAIVTPNRTILV; from the coding sequence ATGACCGTCGCGGACGAGAAACGTCAGCTTCGGCTTCAGCTTCGCGAAGCCAGACGAGCAACCGCTGGCATCATCGAGCCACGCTGTTTTGCCGGCCTTGCAGCATGGTCGGAGGCAATGACGCTTGTCACGTTCGCCAACGCGGGCGACGAGCCTGTCGTCGTGCCTCTGCTGCTCGACGCCTGGAATCGAGGCGTGGTGTGCCTCGCGACGCGAGTGGCCGACGAAGAGCTGGAGCTGGTTTCAGTCGAACCGACAACGCGATGGCGGCTGGGACGACTTCGTGTTCCGGAGCCCGTCGGCGAGCCGAGCGAGATTCGAGCTGAGGGAGCTTTCGTGCTCGTTCCCGGCGTCGCTTTTACGGCCGACGGTCGACGTCTCGGCCGTGGCGGCGGGTACTACGACCGCCTGATCGCCTCGCTGCCCGGGGCATTCATCTGTGGCGTCTGTGGGGATGACCGCTTGCTTGACGACTTGCCGACCGAGCGACACGACCGGCGAGTCAACGCGATCGTCACTCCAAATCGCACCATTCTGGTGTAA
- a CDS encoding DUF1643 domain-containing protein → MAVRARSANLSRCKRYRYVLRRHWGSGDSSVLFVGLNPSTADAHHDDATVRRCVGFGKRWGFDGLILVNLFAYRSTNPAALLCSLDPVGPANDRWIRRVSSEAKLTVAAWGARGAYLDRDQTVLELLHKPHCLGTTQRGHPRHPLYLPQKAEPLVLAV, encoded by the coding sequence ATGGCGGTAAGAGCGCGGTCGGCCAATCTTTCCCGTTGCAAGAGATACCGCTACGTGCTGAGACGGCATTGGGGATCTGGAGATTCGTCGGTGCTGTTCGTTGGGCTGAATCCGTCGACTGCTGACGCACATCATGATGACGCGACCGTGCGGCGATGCGTCGGTTTCGGAAAGCGATGGGGGTTCGACGGCCTGATCCTGGTCAATCTTTTCGCCTACCGAAGTACGAACCCAGCCGCTCTGCTCTGCTCGCTTGACCCAGTTGGCCCCGCGAACGATCGGTGGATTCGACGAGTATCTTCGGAGGCAAAGCTGACTGTCGCGGCTTGGGGAGCTCGTGGAGCCTATCTCGACCGGGATCAGACCGTCCTCGAGCTGTTGCACAAGCCTCATTGTCTCGGCACAACGCAACGCGGTCACCCTCGACACCCCCTCTATCTCCCGCAGAAGGCAGAACCGCTTGTGCTGGCGGTTTGA
- a CDS encoding nucleoside transporter C-terminal domain-containing protein, which yields MSGDLFLRLQSLLGLVVLLGGLYGFGLLYNRRRLGRWFKVPWRVVLLGIGLQIVFAVLILRTGPGAWVFERLNDVVLLLLSASREGASLLFGGMATGQNVPVGEPLNPGNPLFSPLIADTQAPNFAAVGAFFAFNILPTIIFFSALLAILYHSGLMTYVVGGLAWLMRRTMGTSGAETLSASANVFVGQTEAPLFVRPFLPRMTQSELMAVMVGGFSNIASGVLGVYAGMLAAVELGAFAIPNAGSHLLAASVISAPAGLVCAKLLWPETEEAETSGKSSVALERSDANLLDAAVRGTRDGLLLAANVGAVLIVFTGFVWLANAGIGYLGSLTGRDDLTLQLLLGWALAPVAWLCGVPWADATEVGSLIGIKTVLNEFFGYLQLSQGLAAANAGETYISQRSALIALYAICGFANFASVGIQIGGIGVLAPGRRADLAKLGLVAMLGGAVASLLTACVVGVLV from the coding sequence GTGTCTGGTGACCTTTTCCTCCGGCTGCAGTCGCTGCTGGGCCTCGTCGTTCTCCTGGGTGGGCTGTACGGGTTTGGCCTGCTGTACAACCGTCGTCGGCTTGGCCGCTGGTTCAAGGTGCCGTGGCGTGTCGTCCTACTGGGTATTGGTCTGCAGATCGTGTTTGCCGTGCTGATCTTGCGGACGGGGCCCGGGGCGTGGGTGTTCGAGCGGCTCAACGACGTCGTTCTCTTGTTGCTGAGTGCGTCGCGCGAGGGAGCCTCGCTGCTCTTCGGCGGCATGGCGACGGGACAGAACGTGCCGGTGGGCGAGCCGCTGAATCCCGGGAACCCGCTGTTTTCGCCGCTGATTGCCGACACGCAAGCACCGAACTTCGCCGCGGTCGGTGCGTTCTTCGCCTTCAACATCCTGCCAACGATCATCTTCTTCAGCGCGTTGCTGGCGATCCTCTACCACAGCGGCCTGATGACCTACGTCGTCGGAGGGCTCGCGTGGCTGATGCGACGCACGATGGGCACCAGCGGAGCCGAGACGCTGAGTGCGAGTGCGAACGTCTTTGTCGGCCAGACGGAGGCGCCGCTCTTCGTTCGGCCGTTTCTGCCGCGGATGACGCAGAGCGAGCTGATGGCGGTGATGGTCGGCGGTTTCTCGAACATCGCCAGCGGCGTGCTCGGGGTCTATGCGGGCATGCTCGCCGCGGTGGAGCTGGGGGCGTTTGCCATTCCGAACGCCGGCAGTCATCTGCTCGCGGCCAGCGTCATCAGCGCACCGGCCGGTCTCGTGTGTGCGAAGCTGCTTTGGCCAGAGACCGAAGAAGCCGAGACCAGCGGCAAGTCATCGGTGGCCCTGGAGCGGTCCGACGCGAACCTCCTCGACGCCGCCGTCCGAGGCACGCGTGACGGCCTGCTCCTCGCGGCGAACGTCGGAGCCGTGCTGATCGTCTTCACCGGGTTCGTCTGGCTCGCGAACGCCGGCATCGGCTACCTCGGCTCGCTCACCGGACGCGACGACCTGACGCTCCAGTTGCTGCTGGGTTGGGCGCTCGCGCCGGTCGCCTGGCTGTGCGGCGTGCCATGGGCCGACGCGACGGAGGTCGGATCGCTTATCGGCATCAAGACCGTTTTGAACGAGTTCTTCGGCTATCTGCAGCTTTCCCAAGGCCTTGCTGCCGCGAATGCGGGTGAGACGTACATCAGTCAGCGCTCCGCGTTGATTGCCCTCTACGCCATCTGTGGCTTCGCCAACTTCGCGAGTGTCGGCATCCAGATCGGCGGGATCGGCGTGCTCGCGCCTGGCCGTCGTGCCGATCTTGCGAAGCTGGGACTCGTCGCCATGCTCGGCGGTGCCGTCGCCAGCCTGCTGACTGCGTGTGTCGTCGGCGTTCTGGTCTGA
- a CDS encoding nucleotide pyrophosphohydrolase has protein sequence MIPLLGLAGEAGSLLSEYKKWLREGKSYLPFQDQVSEELGDIMWYVATIASRNNLSIEDIAKENLAKLYDLYGDQDAAEPAGRIIFNFDHAYPSSEQLPRHLQIELRDVSGKLDLVYNGSSIGDRLTDNSHIQDGYRFHDVFHFGCGVLLGWSPVMRRIFKCKRKSEPTVDEVEDGARALVTEEGVSAFVFEYARKRDMLKDAKKVSYDLLRTIRDLVSPFEVRVRSLSEWNDAIIKIYAVWRPMIESRGGIFVGDPDAGTLSYEPLPATPVRSPF, from the coding sequence ATGATTCCGTTACTTGGTCTCGCGGGAGAAGCCGGTTCACTGTTGAGCGAGTACAAGAAATGGCTTAGGGAAGGCAAATCGTACCTCCCTTTCCAAGATCAGGTTTCTGAGGAGCTTGGCGACATTATGTGGTACGTCGCAACAATTGCTTCTCGTAACAATCTTAGTATCGAGGACATCGCGAAGGAAAATCTCGCGAAGTTGTACGACTTGTACGGTGATCAAGATGCTGCCGAACCTGCCGGTCGTATCATCTTCAACTTTGATCACGCGTATCCGTCGAGCGAGCAGCTGCCGCGTCATCTTCAGATCGAGCTACGCGATGTGTCGGGCAAGCTTGACCTCGTATACAATGGTAGCTCTATTGGTGACCGGCTCACCGATAACTCTCACATCCAGGATGGTTACCGCTTCCATGATGTGTTCCACTTCGGATGCGGTGTACTTCTCGGCTGGTCACCAGTGATGCGTCGGATTTTCAAGTGCAAACGGAAGTCTGAACCAACTGTTGATGAAGTGGAAGATGGTGCGCGTGCGCTCGTCACGGAGGAAGGTGTCTCGGCATTCGTCTTTGAGTACGCGCGAAAGCGGGACATGCTCAAAGACGCGAAGAAAGTGTCGTATGATCTTCTCCGCACGATCAGAGACTTGGTAAGTCCGTTCGAGGTACGTGTTCGCTCCTTATCTGAATGGAACGACGCCATCATTAAGATTTACGCCGTTTGGCGTCCAATGATTGAGAGCCGCGGCGGCATCTTCGTGGGCGACCCGGATGCTGGGACGTTGTCGTACGAACCACTTCCCGCAACTCCGGTTAGGTCGCCGTTCTGA